The DNA window GTCCCAGTAAAACATGGCAGCGTGACAACAGGCACACATATCAGGACATTGACACTGCTAGATGAAATCCTGCCATGACGAATTAACTATCGTTCACGCCCTGTGCGTTTCCTTATGTGACATGTCCAAATGTTTTGTTAGTTGAATATTTGAAGGCCTATAGACAATGGAGTGTGGAGATTTGGTCACAGGTTGTTTCacccaatgtgtgtgtgtgtgtgtgtgggaggatcCACACCTTGTTCCTGGGAAggtctgagtctctgtgagGGAGTGGGTTTCAACCCGTCTTTCTCTAAAATCTCATCGATACATACGAGAAGAGCTGCATCACTGAATCATTTCATTCCACACAGACAGGTTGAGTGGGTTGTCACCGAGTTTCTCAACTGTGTGACAGGTCAGTTCTGAACCAATGCTGACTAATTATACAGAAATTCAGTGCGTAAAAAACCTGTGTCATGTCACAAATAGAAAattagatacatttttttgtgatgCCATTGTAAATGGAAAACGGAGCCCAAATTACACAGTCTCCAACGTGACATGTCAGTGATAGTAAAACTCTGCTGATATCGCAGGCTGTTCTGTCAATtgcaaattagttttttctAATGAACTcaattaatgtttttctttttgtgcaaTGTTGTGTGGTGTgacatttttccaaattccattttatttgtttttcctttgagTTTGTTACGCCATGACAACAGGGTATATCAAACAGCCACCTGATTCATACATagctctcaaacacacacatataaatctATGTAGATCTATTCAACAAAGACAGTGTTGTAACTAAAAGCCTACTGAGGCGACACACTCCTTGTAGGGCGGCACACCTTCTTACATCcatcattcatttttctttcacaacAGAACAAGAATTGCCGTCTCACAGTTGTTTGCCTCTGTCAACCAGTCAAGCTGCAGGGGATTTGGTCACAATCTCTCCTTCTGTTCAACAGATTCAGGGTTAAATCACGACCAGAGACGTTTCTCAGTAGAACATTGTCACGATGAAGGCGACTTCTGGGATATATTATGGCATAAAATGTCATCACGTCATCGTTATATACTATTAGGTATTTTGTCATAAATAGTGCCATCAGTCTTTAGTTATGGccaaaattgtgtttttaaacatcAGTATTACCTCGACCACCAGAATCTCAAAAGTGACGGATACAATGAAATTACCTCCAGTTGattcataataaataaacatgacattGACCTTTGGCCACTGAAATCTGGtcagttcatctttgatttCATGTGAACATTTCTGGCAAAACCTCAgatgttttgaaaaatgttaaacaaaaaaGGTCACAGCGACCTCCACCTTTGACTAACATCAGTTCTTTAGGTcccagtgaacatttgtgcaaGATCTAAACAGTTTCCCATGACGCATCTGTTttttttgagaatgatatggaCGGCCAGAGCAAAGGAGGAACGGACGACAACCTAAAAGTAAAATGCCTCAATCCACAGCTGCCAAACACTGAGGCATAAAAACCACAAAGGAAACTTATGGAAGGCAGTGACACAATGTGTGCTTTTTTATTAGTGGATTTGTGACATACTGTGCAACAGTATATTGTCATAAATTAATGCTTTACATAACCAAAAACAAATTGGCTTGACAACTATGCAGTGCTCTGGTGATCAGTTAATAGCTTTTTTTTCACTAACTCAACAGTTTTAAAGCTTATCAAGCAATAAGCCAGCATCGCTGCATGCCAATCCATACAGGCCGTTTCATTATTACTGTTTCTGCATGCATCTAGGTGGGTTGTTTAAGTTAGAGACATCTGTACGCACACACAATTGAAGAAAGCAACATTGGTTAtcaagcactcacacacattattcTAGACAATTCAGTTCAGGTGTTTGTGACACACGCTGTGAAGCTTCAGGCTCTCAGACCCTCGAGGTCACTGTGATTGACGTTCTCCCAAACACCAGGAACACACAGAGCCACGAgacacttgaaaaaaataaaaacaaacacccacTTGCtctttcacaaacaaacacttgataaagtGAAGGACAGTTGAAAGACAGGACGACGGTGGCAGTGATTCCCGCTCTCTGCCTGATCAGAGCAGCAGGTCTGTGACTGAAGGCAGCAGCTCGGCCAACTCTGACTCGAGGTTGGCGATCTGAGTGACAGGGTTGCCACGGAGATCGAGGCACTTCAGCTTGGGGCAGGAGGCCAGCGGCTGAAGATCTGCCAGTGTCGAGATTTCTGTGTATTTGGGTTAATGAAAAAGATTTCCTGCGTGCTGGGGGTGAATAATGTCAGTAGCAATGAATAGAAGGAACTATGAGTCATATATTTCAAACATGTGTAAAAGTAAGAGCCACATGTCAAATGTGACACCGGGATATTAATTAATCTTTCTCAATACAAAAAATGGAAGCCTAAATTTAGACAGGAATGTACTGAAACTGATTGAACTGTCATTAGAAGTAAGAAAAAACAGCGTCGGTTTCAAAACCTGCTGGCTTCATTAATTCCTCGTGTGTGTTAGGGGAAGTGAAGCATGAAGGGGAAGAATTGTGCATCGATGATGTGTTGTTAAGTGTCTCTTCCTGTCTTAATTAAGCAGTTTGCTTTGTGAGATTGCagtgctgatttttttttttttttttactcgaTCCATAGGTAAAGTTTCATGTTAAAAACTAATTATTTGTGCATTGAGCTGGTTGGTGCAGCAATTTTCTAATCTCAGTAAACACCATCCTTGTGTATAGTGTGTGTTCCTTACGCTGTCATGAGCTTGCAGTCCACCGGGGGTGTTTTGCAGCTGATTCACACATTTCTTGAGTCACTAGTTCACTGTGAGGGGAGCATAGACATGCAATTGAAGGTTGTGCGTATGAGTCTTGTGCTGCAGGATCGACACAGATCCAGAACAGGACGTTCTCCAACTAAAAGACTCGAGAATCTGAATCTTGGATTTGAAAGGATACTGTTATTCTTCAAGGAGACTTCCTCCAGTTTAGGAAGGTGATACAGGCCCTCCAGGTTTTCTAAAGAGTTGTTATCAGCCTCTAAGACCTGCAAGCGTGAAGAAGTCATGtcattacagaaacaaaaatcaatatgaaTCTTTCCTGCTGTTATCTTACAAGTGTAGgacacacaaaagaagaaacactgTCCATGTAGGAGAGACAATTGGATTATTACCTCGAGACACTGCAACATAGCGAACTCAAGAGGCAAGCGCTGCAGCTGATTCGAGGACAGATTGATATGGGTGACCAATAACAACTGGTCCAGATGGCACAAAGTGGTCAGTctctgttcaaataaaaaatacaggaGGGTCAGGATAACATTACTCCATGTCAGGATTTAGACTTGTTGTCATTACTCTCAACCTTGTCCGAGATGCTGAAGACGCGCACTTCAGCATACTCCATTTTCATGATGGTGTTTTCGATCATGAACTTGCTGCACAGGTCACTGTAATACTCAGAGCGCATGGTATCAACGTCCtgcaggagaaaacaaaaacattattcataAGTCACTCTACACCTTTTTTCAGCTCAGTACCACAGGCTGTGCAAGGGTGGTGCTCACTCTCAGTGTTTGGAAATGATCAAGCGTCTCCTTCTCGTATCCCAGAGGGTCTAGCGCCCTCATCAGGAGGATAATGGTCAGTAAGCACCCTGTGTGCGAGAGAGCGGTTCAATTGCAACGTGAAAACAGCAAATTacataattttgtatttagccTAGAGGATGTAATGGTTTTGAAAGCACTTACACTTATTAAGCGGCTCCAGTTCTTGTAGCTGCTTGCATGAGTCTAGCTCTGACTGTAACACTGAGGTTTTCTCTACTGACAGCTCACTCCTATGAAGAAACAACTCACTCAGTTCTTACtcttacaaaaaataaataaacacaatgagCTGCTAAGACTTTACCTAAAGAGTTCCTGATCCGTAGCAGAGTCCCGACAATAACTCTCAGTTCGTCCTGAGGAAGATAAAATAAGGAGACTTCAAGAAAGCTTTGggaaatacagtatatatgtattATCCAGGCACTGGTGGAGGAAGACATTAGGTTTAAATGATAGGTCTGACCTGTGTAGAGAGCACAGTCCCTGTGAGTGGGTTTTTCAGTCCAGTGCACGGTCAGATTATGTTCGTAAGTGATGTCACTCATCGTTCCAGGAGGAAAATCACAAATCTGTGCCAGTGTTAAGGTTAAAAACAAACCGATTGTTGCAGAAGTTAATAGAAGGAGTTTCATTCCCAAACAAATTACACcgtcaaaaaatatatttataatatcaCATTGTAAATGGAGTGGCTAAATATTCATTTAAACTTAAACAGAATAGTAGCCTTTAACCAGTAGCATCAGAATTGAACAATAAGcattttctattctatttggaaaaactactgaattaaccttttttttgttttattagaaTTACAAATGTTTCGATTACATGATCAGATTTTGCCTCAGAGAGAAGCAAAGGTATGAACAGTTTAAGGTGGACTGAAGGGTGTGGGCACAGTCTAATGTGAAGAAAAACCGACATTAATGTGGAACTATGAAAGAAAGGAAATCTTAATGAACGGATGAAATCACAGCTATTGAGCTCACATGTACACAGATCCATTTCCATCAAAACTTAGCAATCTGTGATGTGATTCAGTTAAACTTACAACCCACTGTCCTATATTAACTTTAGAAATATGTTTGTATACACTGAATAAACTGTGTTGTCTGTGTCACGGTGTCCTGACAAGACACAACAAAAATCCCAGAGCTCCTTTCGAGGCAACAACAAATTCCACACCTGTACACTTTATCAAAGTTTTAGGAGGAAACTTGTGGTGCACCTACACAGCACGTTTTCAGTTTATGGTATTTGTAGAATGAGAAGAACTGAATGTTAAATAAGTGGCACACAGTGACAGTCAGCAGTCACACCTGTGGGGATAACCTGTCAACTCGGAGTCAAACAAGAAAAGGATACCCAGACAGGGCTGTGTTTAAAGCGGGGGTGCACACTCCTCCACTCCACTCTCTGGGGCTTTCCGTCAAGGACCAGCAGCAGACCCACCGACAGCGCCTGACAGACAAAAGGcagagagaaaggtttctgaCTCACCGCGAGGCACCACATGCACTTCACACCAGTTTATTTCTCCTCAatacaggtttgtgtttttagAAACTCTGCACCCAGGGCACAGCAGCAAATATCAGGCCTCATGTAgggatgttttcattttcttacccttaacttttattctttaaaaaatgttcctGAGGTGTGATCCTGAGACCATTACAATCGCAAACTATAAGGGGCCTCTACATACCCTTTCCATGTGTTATATATACCTCAATCAGACATAATGACTTTGTGACCTTGTAATAAAGCCATTTCATAACATTATCAGGAAAAAAAGTGAAtgcattacaaaaataaaagtaattttcaGATTTTATAGTGATGTCATGATAATTTCACATCTATGTTCTTTAATTACTTTCGGATCTATATGTGCTTTCAGTCATATCTTTATATATTCCAAGTAATATTCCTGCAGACAGGTGTGAAAACGATACCCTACTAGATCTGCTACTCTGAAGTAAAAATACCACAACGTAATATAAgtgaaaacaacctccttggcgaaggtaaaaaatcttaaaaaactGTCAGTTCAGAAAGTTATTTCTACATTAGGTTTGTATCATTTCATGACTCTCACTATAAGTCTAcccatgaaatgaaaacataagtCTTCAATTTACATTCATAAACAAATATAACGATTGCATGAATAAACAGACTCACATTAATAGGCCTGGAGAAGGCAACAGCCACTCTCTCCTCATCCCGACTGACGTACACGCAGCTTATCATCTCCTCACGTTCGGCtgttaaagagacagagacctGTTTGATAAAGGTTCCTGATCAAGTAGAGCACATAACTGTATGTACAGGGAGACTGGTTTGTACTTTAATCCATATTTGTACAACCAGACACGACCTCAGACAGACATACCTCTGCCTAGCAGCCACCGATAGTAGAACCAAGCACTCTGGTCATTGGGGTCGGTGAAGAAAGCGTTCTGTACAAGTTCATATTctgaaattgttttattaaaagcAGTTAGATGCTGAATGTGTTTGATTACACATCGGACCTCACATACAAAGTGCTGCTATCTACAGTCATTGTAAATCCTCAATCTGCCCACGTCTTGTGCCATTGTGGTCACACTTACCTTTGAGTAGCTGCTCCTCACAGACGCGATGGGAGTGGGTTTGCGGAGAAGGTGGAGGGGAGGTGTGAGGGGGCTTGCTGCACGGTGACGAGGGCTCAGGAGACACCGGGTGGAGGAGCGGCAGCAAGGTGCTGCGGTAGTGCCAGCTGGAGTAGTTGGAAAAGTTAGAGCCGATGAGACGATCGGTGAACTGCAACTCCTGATCCACGGGCACGGCAGACATCTTCACAACCATCCTGCGATAATCCCAACAATGGACTGGTCCAAAATAGAGAATATGATGCAACAGAGAACATTTAAAGGATGTAACATAAAATGCATTAATTAAGTATCCAAACATGTGTAACATTTAGTTATGTTGCAGCCTTTTACtaaatgtgtttatatcatGTTTCCCCCTCATCAATCTTCACACAATATCCTACaatgtcaaagcaaaaatgtggTTTTGGAAATGTTGGCAAATTtcttgaaaaggaaaaacagaaaaatcacaTTGATGTAAATATTCAGTATCTTTCCGCAGTACTTAGTTGAACGCCTTTGGCAGATTACGAGTCTTAAGGGTAACATGTGATCAGCTTTACACTATTATAGCATAAGACTGCAACTTGACAATGtgaaaaaagggaaagtaaCTGAATCTGAATAAACCGACTTTTTCTTCTCGTTTACTCACAGTTGCGGTCGTCCAGGCTGAGGCAGCGATCACACAGGCTCAGCTCTCTGGCCCAATCCGGTTGAGGCAAGCGGAGCGAGACCCACTCTCTGTGGTACCAGCTGCCGTACGACTTCGGGTTAATCTTCAGACAAGACTCTAAAAACGACAGCTCCGCCACGTAAGTCTTTTGCACTTCATCCTCGTCCCTGGAGAGGACATCGAGAAACAAAACCATTAGTCTCCTGTAAAATCTGAGATTAATATTTAGCCCTCAAAAAGTGTCAAATGTTTAAGTCTAAATCTACAAGTTATGGAATAACTGCAATTGACTTTACTTCACAGTCTCCAGGTGCATTAGGATTTCTCTTCTGTAGTTCCAGAGGGTTGCAAAGTCTGGGTTGGATGACAGCAGCTGCTGGGTCAGCTGGAGAGCTTCATCATCCCAGAtcccctccttcctctgtcACACAGGAGAAAGTGAGAATGTGAAACCGACAAATAGATCCTGCTTAGTCTGCGAAACTACACTTTGACTATCATATTTAAGACTGTTATTTACAAGATGAAGAttcgttttgtgtgtgtttatgacttCCCACTCTGTATCAGCTCCAAGCTCACTTGTTCTCTGATGTCAAATATATACTGTTATAATTTTTACTCTAAAAAGGTTTGGTACCTTTCAGCAACAGCTGTGTAAAAACTGTAGTTTTTGGCAAACATTACTCAAACAGGAGTAATATTGCATTAAGTAGTCCTAGCTGAGCTGATTAGATAAGCTGAACTTATGAGTAATTTCAGTTTCAGTCAGTTGTTGGACTGAACCAAACATTATTCACAGGGTGGTAATATATATCAAGCTTTAACTGTTCAGACAATTTGGTCCAAACATTTTCTGGACTTTCACATGAGAAGAACAGAGTAGGAGATTGATATTTTCATAGATGTGCACAACAGGAAGATGCCATTAGACATTTATACCAGGGTTGTTTCTGGGTAGagcacacaggagacaggacatgAGATATAAATCATGTCGTGGaaatcatttgtttttccacatcGACACTGGCAtcagcccttatcaccaaaagctctcgaatctcattgtctttccaagtcaTCATGATCTTCCTctgcgtcttctacgtgtaaGTGACCCGGACATCTGTGTTTTCCATATACAGCCCCCTCTGATAAATTCAGAAGACAGCCCAGAGTGCAGTGCATGTCCGAAAGCAGCTTTACTGCTGTTTCTGATCTTTTCACTTGAAATGTTGAcagtgagaaaaacagaataTCACCCGAGTCTCTTCTACAGTTTCTGCATTTTCTCATGAAGAATCTGTTAAGAGGGATTAAATATCACCAGAATTAAAAAGTGCATCTTTCAGACAGACCTTAGAAAAACAGGCATCTCGCACGGCCACGTAAaccttcagcttcttctctcgctcctttctcttctcctcctcctgctgggcTGTAGATTTGATCTTCAGTCGTCCATGCTGGGGGGGTACAGCAGGTACAGGTTAGTCTGCTGCTGGGAGGCTAGAATAAATCAGTCAATACACCATGTGCACAGTGTAACAACATGCTAATGAATACATGAAACACGTTCTTACCATCTTCTCTTATTGGTGAGAGTTACTTCTTTAGAGATCTGTTTAAGCAGGTGGATGAAAGGTCAGGCCTGGGATTGttaacatgacacacacacacacagacacacacagccgccGCAGTTATGGCAAGTCAGTATGAGCTCAGCATCCCTATGAGTGTGAATTCAGTCCAGCACACAGGCTGAGTGTAGTTAGCTCGCTAACTAGCTCCGTGGTCAGCAGGCGTCAAAGGGCTGGGCTCATTCACAGCTCATTCAGAAACACACCAGTCACCAGCGGTAGAGAACAGGTACAAACACATAACCAACACATTACATGAGATACACAACGCGTGTGGTTCCAGGTAAACACCGAGCGGAGCACTGCTCATCGGGTGAGACACGCACCTGGTTCTCTTCGTGGCTTGTTGTTGCTTTCAGACACTGATTCATAACGACTACAAATTGTCCTTTTCCGGCTCTGGAGATCTACGTCACTGAGCGTCGCCCGCTGTTAAACGCGAAGGCGTGTAGCCCCCTAGTGGTGGAGGTAACAAACTACAGCAGGAAAActaaaaaggtttttatttttaatttgttgcaCACAATGTggacataaataataattacgaggcattgtggaaaaaacacctgtagcaccaggatattttcacatttcacatcttattctaccaaacaatgtgatttttgtaacattggaaAGATTAACCTTGGTGTTAAACTTTAGTATttaagacaaagtaaaaaaaaaaaaaagactgccATCACTGCCAATCAAATTctgattcaaattcaaatcaaaacgTCTGGTTGCCAAGGTTATTGATGAAGGAaactttcccagtcatttattcaaaaaaatgcatttttttactagtgatttatttttggttAATGTggagttttaatgtgtttaggACCAGTTGACGGTAGCTTAAGCTAATGCTAGGAGCACATTGCATGAGGTGTGTAGCTCCTTTaaggaaaaaacaatccctCTCCATGGGTTATTTCATGGAAACATTTCTGGAAGGAGCATCAACTCGCATAACTCGCTCCCACGGTCCCATTTTTTTACTCTCACGAATCTCAAATAGATCTGTGTGTCCGGCCGTCAAGTCTTGGAACTCTCACGgggtctttatttcacagatataAGTTAtagtttctgaattatagttgtttgagtgctgcatttgtcttttcccagtggggagagaacagctGCATCATTTAGTGAGCTTTAGAgagttttaataatataattaaatagcattaaaaaacattagataatatttagTTATCATTCAtaacattaatatttcaaatgtaaatcaacacagtcatcaaaatatcttagtaagaaaaaaagtatttactGAAATAAATGATCGCAAAACGTCCTCATCAGTAGGTGGTTCTATCACCATAGCAACCAGATGCTAAGATTTGAAATAGAAGATTATTTTGATTGACAGGAACACTCTCTCAATACCTCCGTTGtgtgtgacaacaggatgaatctgattggacaATTTTGAAGCCTCACAGCAGCATTCTGCACATACTGCAGGTGTGAGAGGGAAACCTGACTGACTCCCATGTACAGGAGTTGAATTAGTCAAGACAGGCAGTAATAAAAGCATGGATTACTTTATCATTACTTTAGTTTAGACCTTCTGCTATAGGGCTTGAAGATGGAATAACAGAGTTTAtctgtttttcacatttgaatTCAGAGTCTTATATTACTCCAAGGTTCCTTGTCTGCGGTTTCACAAGGGGTGA is part of the Limanda limanda chromosome 9, fLimLim1.1, whole genome shotgun sequence genome and encodes:
- the rabggta gene encoding geranylgeranyl transferase type-2 subunit alpha — protein: MHGRLKIKSTAQQEEEKRKEREKKLKVYVAVRDACFSKRKEGIWDDEALQLTQQLLSSNPDFATLWNYRREILMHLETVKDEDEVQKTYVAELSFLESCLKINPKSYGSWYHREWVSLRLPQPDWARELSLCDRCLSLDDRNFHCWDYRRMVVKMSAVPVDQELQFTDRLIGSNFSNYSSWHYRSTLLPLLHPVSPEPSSPCSKPPHTSPPPSPQTHSHRVCEEQLLKEYELVQNAFFTDPNDQSAWFYYRWLLGRAEREEMISCVYVSRDEERVAVAFSRPINALSVGLLLVLDGKPQRVEWRSVHPRFKHSPVWICDFPPGTMSDITYEHNLTVHWTEKPTHRDCALYTGRTESYCRDSATDQELFRSELSVEKTSVLQSELDSCKQLQELEPLNKWCLLTIILLMRALDPLGYEKETLDHFQTLRDVDTMRSEYYSDLCSKFMIENTIMKMEYAEVRVFSISDKRLTTLCHLDQLLLVTHINLSSNQLQRLPLEFAMLQCLEVLEADNNSLENLEGLYHLPKLEEVSLKNNKISTLADLQPLASCPKLKCLDLRGNPVTQIANLESELAELLPSVTDLLL